Proteins found in one Methanobrevibacter sp. genomic segment:
- a CDS encoding aspartate aminotransferase family protein: MNTQEIIDIEDKYFINTFNRVPIVLDHGEGVKVWDIDGKEYLDFLAGIAVNCLGHGHPKLVKAIQDQAAKLIHVSSIYYNEPATVYAKKLVDATKFDRMFFANSGAEANEGAIKLAIKYSGKHEVLYCGDSFHGRTILTLSVTDHPEYSAPYVENLPKGFKKVEFGNLDSIKEAITEDTAAIIIEPVQGEGGVHVADAEFYKGLNDLCKEKGVLIIADEVQSGFGRCGALFAHELFGLEPDIMTVAKGIGGGFPMAAFLATEEVAGGFVPGDHGTTFAGSPLAGAAANAVFDAFEEEGIVEHSKAMGEYFLAKLVPLKGKYDFIKDVRGAGLLVGVELDFEGADIVGKMLEEGFLINCTAGNVLRFAPPLVVKEGEIDALVEALDKVFASL; this comes from the coding sequence GAGAAGGTGTCAAGGTATGGGACATTGACGGTAAAGAGTATTTGGACTTTTTGGCAGGAATTGCCGTAAACTGCTTAGGCCACGGACATCCTAAGCTTGTCAAGGCAATTCAAGACCAAGCGGCCAAATTGATTCACGTTTCAAGCATTTACTACAACGAACCTGCAACAGTCTATGCCAAGAAATTGGTTGATGCTACCAAGTTTGACAGAATGTTCTTTGCAAACTCCGGTGCTGAAGCCAATGAAGGTGCAATCAAGCTTGCAATAAAGTACAGCGGAAAGCATGAGGTATTGTACTGCGGTGACTCTTTCCACGGAAGGACCATCTTGACATTATCCGTAACCGATCACCCAGAATACAGCGCACCTTATGTGGAAAACTTGCCAAAAGGATTCAAGAAAGTTGAATTCGGCAATTTGGATTCAATTAAAGAGGCAATAACTGAAGACACTGCAGCAATCATCATCGAGCCTGTACAAGGTGAAGGTGGAGTTCATGTTGCAGATGCGGAATTCTACAAAGGATTGAATGACTTATGCAAGGAAAAGGGAGTTCTTATCATTGCAGATGAGGTCCAATCAGGATTTGGAAGATGCGGCGCTTTGTTTGCCCATGAACTCTTCGGCCTTGAGCCTGACATAATGACTGTAGCAAAAGGTATCGGTGGAGGATTCCCAATGGCTGCATTCCTGGCTACTGAAGAAGTGGCTGGAGGATTTGTACCTGGTGACCATGGTACTACCTTTGCAGGAAGCCCACTTGCAGGTGCTGCAGCAAATGCAGTCTTCGATGCATTTGAAGAGGAAGGAATAGTAGAGCACAGTAAGGCTATGGGAGAATACTTCTTAGCAAAATTAGTTCCATTGAAAGGAAAGTATGATTTCATTAAAGATGTGAGAGGAGCTGGCCTTTTGGTTGGTGTGGAACTTGACTTCGAGGGAGCGGACATAGTCGGCAAGATGCTTGAGGAAGGATTCCTTATCAACTGCACTGCCGGAAATGTATTGAGATTTGCTCCTCCTCTTGTAGTCAAGGAAGGGGAAATCGATGCCCTTGTGGAAGCATTGGACAAAGTCTTCGCTTCCCTTTAA